In Vigna angularis cultivar LongXiaoDou No.4 chromosome 8, ASM1680809v1, whole genome shotgun sequence, one DNA window encodes the following:
- the LOC108345318 gene encoding metal tolerance protein 4 has protein sequence MLFATAVKLVLWQYCRNSANKIVRAYADDHQFDVITNVVGLVAAVLGDKYYCWIDPIGAIMLAIYTITNWSRIVMENAGAFSCWAPAASSKILAFLTSYPRSSILFYFLKNDFLTILENP, from the exons ATGCTATTTGCAACAGCAGTGAAGCTTGTGCTCTGGCAGTACTGTAGAAACTCGGCAAACAAGATTGTTCGTGCCTATGCAGAT GATCATCAATTTGATGTTATAACAAACGTGGTTGGATTAGTTGCAGCTGTACTTGGTGATAAATATTACTGCTGGATCGACCCGATTGGAGCTATTATGCTTGCAATTTACACTATTACAAATTGGTCACGCATTGTCATGGAAAATGCAG gGGCATTTAGTTGTTGGGCACCGGCTGCGAGTTCAAAGATTTTAGCTTTCCTTACCTCCTACCCAAGatcaagtattttattttattttttaaaaaatgattttctgacGATTTTGGAAAACCCTTAA
- the LOC108344062 gene encoding probable 3-hydroxyisobutyryl-CoA hydrolase 3, with the protein MAPTLNFDREQNQVLFTGNSCVKVVILNRPKKLNSLNHEMICQISSNLELYENDPLVQLVILKGNGKAFCAGGDVVSVITSLVAGHRTYASRYYRKQLTLDHLIATYKKPTVSLINGIVMGGGAGLSMPTRFRVVTEKAVFAMPEASIGLFPDVGANYFLSRLPGFFGEYLGLSGARLDGAEIAACGLATHFVPSTKLTSLENALQVLNSPNVSTISALIETFAEKPNVKEDSPFRRLEVINKCFSKETVEEIIESLEEHESENGAEKWITNALSFMRSSCPTSLKIFLKSIKKGRVEKIDQCLYRDYIITCHLLIGTLGNHFYEGTRGKLFDKDNKPKWEPSKLELVDEETVNEYFRSINDNEWEYLRFPDRSNFEIMSKL; encoded by the exons ATGGCTCCCACTCTCAACTTTGATAGGGAACAAAAccag GTTCTTTTCACCGGAAATTCTTGTGTGAAGGTAGTGATACTAAACAGACCTAAGAAGCTAAACAGCCTTAACCATGAAATG ATTTGTCAAATAAGTAGTAATTTAGAGTTGTATGAGAATGACCCTTTAGTCCAACTTGTGATATTGAAG GGTAATGGAAAAGCTTTTTGTGCTGGTGGTGATGTCGTATCAGTGATCACGTCTTTAGTTGCAG GACACCGGACCTATGCATCTAGATATTACAGGAAACAGCTTACTCTGGACCATTTGATTGCAACCTATAAAAAGCCTACA GTCTCTCTTATCAATGGAATAGTGATGGGAGGAGGAGCAGGTCTGTCTATGCCCACAAGGTTTAGGGTTGTCACTGAAAAAGCA GTATTTGCAATGCCAGAGGCATCTATAGGACTTTTTCCAGATGTAGGAGCCAATTACTTCCTTTCTAGACTTCCTGGCTTTTTTG GGGAATATCTAGGGTTGAGTGGAGCACGTTTGGATGGAGCAGAAATAGCAGCATGTGGTTTGGCCACACATTTTGTGCCTTCAACA AAGCTAACGTCATTGGAAAATGCCTTACAAGTTCTTAATTCTCCAAATGTTTCAACAATTTCTGCCCTGATAGAAACGTTCGCAGAGAAACCAAATGTGAAAGAAGACAGCCCTTTTAGGAG GTTGGAAGTTATAAACAAATGTTTCTCGAAAGAAACTGTGGAAGAAATAATTGAATCATTG GAAGAACACGAATCAGAAAATGGAGCTGAAAAATGGATTACGAATGCGTTAAGCTTCATGCGCTCATCTTGTCCTACTAGCCTCAAGATATTTCTCAAATCA ATTAAGAAGGGGCGGGTGGAAAAGATTGACCAATGTCTTTATCGAGACTATATCATTACCTGCCACTTATTGATAGGAACTCTTGGCAATCATTTCTATGAG GGTACGAGAGGAAAGCTATTCGATAAAGACAACAAGCCCAAG TGGGAGCCTTCGAAACTAGAGCTTGTTGATGAAGAAACGGTGAACGAATACTTTAGGAGCATCAATGATAATGAGTGGGAATATCTTCGATTTCCTGATAGATCCAATTTCGAAATTATGAGCAAATTATAG